From the genome of Terriglobia bacterium, one region includes:
- a CDS encoding cell division protein FtsL translates to MSVWAVATSSLQEALLSRVKSVAETKLPSRAAARRFVPGSPEVYFQKTIDNSRLVKIDDPGRKREMRMFMIAAAVVFVLCTVYVWQHFRAIEYGYNIEAAKAQRDQLIEQNRELRLEDASLRNPERIDKLSRSMGFEVPAAGQVQQMDAAPDSNGPVMARAGISVVSLSQ, encoded by the coding sequence ATGTCGGTCTGGGCTGTTGCCACTTCGAGTTTGCAGGAAGCGTTGCTCTCGCGCGTCAAGAGCGTTGCCGAGACGAAGTTGCCGTCGCGCGCCGCGGCGCGACGTTTCGTTCCCGGCTCGCCGGAAGTGTACTTTCAAAAGACGATCGATAACTCGCGCCTGGTGAAGATCGACGATCCTGGGCGGAAGCGCGAGATGCGGATGTTCATGATCGCAGCCGCGGTGGTTTTCGTTTTGTGCACGGTGTACGTGTGGCAGCATTTCCGGGCGATCGAGTACGGGTACAACATTGAAGCGGCGAAGGCGCAGCGCGACCAGTTGATCGAGCAGAACCGGGAGCTGCGACTCGAAGACGCTTCGTTGCGGAATCCAGAGCGGATCGACAAGTTGTCTCGCTCGATGGGGTTTGAAGTTCCGGCTGCCGGTCAGGTTCAGCAGATGGACGCGGCGCCTGACTCGAATGGTCCGGTAATGGCGCGAGCAGGGATTTCGGTCGTCAGCCTGTCGCAATAG